A window of Candidatus Dependentiae bacterium contains these coding sequences:
- a CDS encoding uracil-DNA glycosylase — protein sequence MNLKIYKQQLLEELYEPYKNSNKLLVQGGSNRIIFGEGSSNANLMFIGEAPGAKEDELQRPFVGRSGKLLDKILQSANVRRKDVFITNIVKVRPPKNRKPYPDELHQGRNLLFAQIQIIQPKVICTLGASALEGLLDTQISISQVRGKYIKMKDFLLLPTFHPAYILRDPKRLPTLTEDIIKAIEESTL from the coding sequence ATGAACTTAAAGATATATAAACAGCAGCTACTTGAAGAACTGTATGAACCTTATAAAAATTCAAACAAACTTCTTGTACAAGGCGGAAGTAATCGCATTATATTTGGAGAAGGAAGCTCCAATGCAAACCTTATGTTTATTGGCGAAGCCCCCGGTGCAAAAGAAGATGAACTACAACGTCCATTTGTAGGCAGATCTGGAAAGCTACTAGACAAAATACTACAATCTGCCAACGTAAGGAGAAAAGACGTATTCATAACCAATATAGTAAAAGTTCGCCCACCAAAAAACCGCAAGCCATATCCCGATGAACTTCACCAAGGCAGAAACTTATTATTTGCACAAATTCAAATAATTCAACCTAAAGTAATCTGTACCCTTGGAGCATCCGCCCTTGAAGGATTACTTGACACACAAATATCTATTTCACAAGTACGCGGGAAATATATAAAAATGAAAGATTTCTTACTTCTGCCCACATTTCACCCGGCATACATCTTACGCGACCCAAAAAGACTCCCCACCCTAACAGAAGACATCATTAAAGCCATAGAAGAATCTACTCTATAA
- a CDS encoding clostripain-related cysteine peptidase → MNFKTIKACLIVFTLFTYEHLALSREQHIMPAVSYNKEKKHHKKTSKRQTSIIVYMAADNDLRSFAARNIKQMAAIGSNENIHIVVHLDIRIAGNKKITRRYYIEKNKILHVNAYDPATQRMDSGQPETLISACQWAITDYPAHDYALIFWNHGTGALDPYHGRIISPTELFTYNPTLNMLELDRSTSILGDVDPAQHNHDAQDILWLLEQQDPESLAWQEIDNDLQTNERNLSKSNAEECEDNSKGICWDDSAGNYLTNEKLDYALSAVRKKYLNNEKFAIIGFDACLMSMIEVCDLLQQHAHIMVGSQEVELGTGWNYQKVLEPFLYRSLNKRDFARHIAHVYEETYNKITNDYTQSAIFLDDLSFLQENINDVATLLIEALQLQKNKSVNNAIRASKNKLLCTHFDEPSYIDLHHLYVNLEYNLKHFSFTNAKRGQKITNELRTLLDHGRAIIRKLVLANVCGKNLNQARGISIYFPERRIHSSYAHIPFAKQNKWSQLIHMYVAG, encoded by the coding sequence ATGAATTTTAAAACAATAAAAGCATGTTTAATTGTTTTTACTTTATTTACTTATGAGCATCTCGCTTTATCGCGAGAGCAACATATTATGCCTGCGGTTTCATACAACAAAGAAAAAAAACATCATAAAAAAACATCCAAAAGACAAACCTCCATCATTGTTTATATGGCAGCCGACAATGATTTACGCAGCTTTGCAGCACGCAACATAAAACAAATGGCGGCAATTGGCTCAAATGAAAATATCCACATAGTTGTGCATCTGGATATTCGCATCGCAGGAAACAAAAAAATAACTCGACGTTACTATATTGAAAAAAATAAAATATTACACGTTAATGCTTATGATCCTGCAACACAACGCATGGACAGTGGACAACCTGAAACATTAATATCTGCTTGCCAATGGGCAATTACAGATTATCCGGCACATGACTACGCTCTTATTTTCTGGAATCATGGAACCGGTGCTCTTGATCCATATCATGGCAGAATTATCAGCCCAACAGAACTCTTCACATATAATCCAACCTTAAACATGCTTGAACTTGATCGATCAACAAGTATCTTAGGAGATGTTGATCCGGCTCAACACAATCATGATGCACAAGACATATTATGGTTACTTGAACAACAGGATCCGGAGTCTCTTGCTTGGCAGGAAATTGATAATGATTTACAAACAAATGAACGCAACCTATCAAAATCAAATGCTGAAGAATGCGAAGACAACTCAAAGGGCATCTGCTGGGATGACTCAGCCGGAAACTATCTTACAAATGAAAAACTAGATTATGCCTTAAGCGCTGTTCGTAAAAAATATCTAAATAATGAAAAATTTGCAATTATCGGCTTTGATGCATGCTTAATGTCTATGATTGAAGTTTGTGATTTATTACAACAGCACGCTCATATTATGGTTGGATCACAAGAAGTAGAACTTGGCACAGGGTGGAATTACCAAAAAGTTCTTGAGCCATTTTTATATAGATCGCTCAACAAGCGTGATTTTGCTCGTCACATTGCACATGTCTATGAAGAAACATATAATAAAATAACAAACGACTATACGCAATCAGCAATCTTTCTTGACGACCTTAGCTTTCTTCAAGAGAACATAAATGATGTTGCAACTTTACTCATTGAAGCCTTACAGCTACAAAAAAACAAAAGCGTGAACAATGCAATTCGTGCGAGCAAAAACAAACTACTGTGTACACACTTTGATGAACCAAGTTACATTGACCTGCACCATCTATATGTGAACCTTGAATACAATTTAAAACATTTTAGTTTTACTAATGCAAAACGAGGACAAAAAATAACAAATGAACTGAGGACTCTGCTTGATCATGGACGGGCAATCATCAGAAAACTGGTTCTTGCAAATGTATGTGGCAAAAACTTAAATCAAGCTCGTGGCATATCAATTTATTTTCCCGAGCGACGTATTCATAGCTCATATGCACATATACCATTTGCAAAACAAAACAAATGGTCACAACTGATACATATGTATGTAGCGGGATAA
- a CDS encoding pitrilysin family protein yields MKAFGSIEHYTLENGLQIIINPDSSTPKVSVQLWYNVGSKDEKDGEKGLAHLLEHMIFKGTHKLSESDINMITQKLSGYTNAFTSYDYTGYLFDFPKQHWHAALEMLSDCMTNCTFPDDMLQSELKAVIQELKMYKDNYVSSLIESMTSSAFSDHPYHHPIIGYKQDLWSITRDGLVAFYKKHYKPNNATLVVVGDVDPAKALAEIKNYFGAIPAGDKIEKIEHYAQQDMQSTSATLYRDIQRPLLMYAWRVPGIKENSEFLLSVLAHIVGQSQNSRLYRLLVDDLQLATDVSMFLDDLFEHGLLFFHVDPVDENAVKEIEIQIKKVLIALQESVDDDEISRAIKQVSMGHLVQGETLQERAYMIGKGFLATKNPNYINEFIQTDERTIKEQIKTLISNCLRATTMHKGVIAPLPDTEKEHWLSVQEESDRTDAVILSRKVRETEIEPGKLVHQIDTKKMNQFVVPQHERFDLQNGLKVLFSPTGGQKIELILEFESQFYCDPEHLQGLCNFTFALLEEGTKKFSKTKLVQELASRGMHLEVGAGSISLTLLKEDLDFALQVIDELVENALFDERAIEKVRAQILSDIDDFWDEPNQFIKQIAREHIYQDHPYKKSFLGTKESVAKINRDDLLHYYKQHVRPNNACLAVVGAFDEKNLELKVQEIFNQWEPVQSVRIEYPHLVMPKQKNIIHPIVRDQVVLAFTGLSVDRKNIKYDPLLVFDQIFAGGVTGSMSSHLFQLREQTGLFYTIGGSLVFGAGHQPGMFFIKTIVSQDRLHEAEKVIKQTMQSSAQKVDSQEFRAAKDALSHSLIDQFATQKGIAHSFLLIDRLSLPKDYYAQRVHMIEQVDRNEMMKAVQEVMDVDNISTIKVGRL; encoded by the coding sequence ATGAAAGCTTTTGGCTCTATTGAGCATTATACATTAGAAAATGGTCTTCAAATAATTATTAATCCTGACTCATCAACACCGAAGGTTTCTGTACAACTTTGGTATAATGTCGGCTCAAAAGATGAAAAAGATGGAGAAAAAGGGTTAGCCCACTTGCTTGAGCATATGATTTTCAAGGGAACTCATAAGCTTTCTGAATCCGATATCAATATGATTACTCAAAAATTATCCGGCTATACCAATGCATTTACTTCATATGATTATACAGGATATTTATTTGATTTTCCCAAGCAGCATTGGCATGCTGCTCTTGAAATGCTTTCTGATTGCATGACTAATTGTACATTTCCTGATGATATGCTGCAGTCTGAGCTAAAAGCAGTGATTCAAGAACTTAAAATGTATAAAGACAATTATGTTTCAAGTTTGATCGAGTCGATGACAAGTTCGGCATTTTCTGACCACCCTTATCATCACCCTATTATTGGTTATAAGCAAGATTTATGGAGTATAACGCGAGACGGATTAGTTGCGTTTTATAAAAAGCATTATAAACCAAATAATGCAACTTTGGTTGTGGTCGGTGATGTTGATCCGGCAAAGGCGCTTGCTGAAATAAAAAATTATTTTGGAGCAATTCCTGCGGGCGATAAGATTGAAAAAATAGAACATTATGCACAACAAGATATGCAATCTACAAGCGCTACCTTGTATCGTGATATTCAGCGTCCATTATTGATGTATGCTTGGCGCGTGCCGGGGATTAAAGAAAACAGTGAATTTTTGTTGAGTGTGTTAGCGCACATAGTTGGTCAATCACAAAACTCAAGGTTGTATCGATTGTTGGTTGATGATCTGCAACTGGCAACTGATGTGAGTATGTTTTTGGATGACCTTTTTGAGCATGGTTTGCTCTTTTTTCATGTTGACCCGGTGGATGAAAATGCAGTTAAGGAGATCGAAATACAGATAAAAAAGGTGCTTATAGCATTGCAAGAGTCTGTTGATGATGATGAAATTTCTCGCGCAATCAAGCAAGTGAGTATGGGGCATTTAGTTCAAGGTGAAACATTGCAAGAGCGCGCTTATATGATAGGCAAAGGTTTTCTTGCAACAAAAAATCCAAATTATATTAATGAGTTTATTCAAACAGATGAACGTACAATAAAAGAGCAAATAAAAACGTTAATATCCAACTGTTTGCGTGCAACAACGATGCATAAAGGTGTAATAGCACCATTGCCTGATACAGAAAAAGAGCATTGGCTTTCCGTTCAAGAAGAAAGTGATCGAACTGATGCTGTTATTTTATCACGTAAAGTGCGCGAGACTGAAATTGAGCCGGGTAAGTTGGTACATCAAATAGACACGAAAAAAATGAATCAGTTTGTTGTACCACAGCATGAGCGATTTGATTTGCAAAATGGTTTAAAAGTTCTTTTTTCTCCTACGGGGGGACAAAAAATTGAACTGATTTTAGAATTTGAATCGCAATTTTATTGTGATCCGGAGCATTTACAGGGCTTGTGTAATTTTACCTTTGCACTGCTTGAAGAAGGCACTAAAAAGTTTAGTAAAACAAAGCTTGTGCAAGAACTAGCCTCACGGGGAATGCATTTAGAGGTTGGAGCCGGTTCCATTTCGTTGACTTTGTTAAAAGAAGATTTAGATTTTGCATTGCAAGTGATAGATGAGTTGGTGGAAAATGCATTATTTGATGAAAGAGCTATTGAAAAAGTACGAGCACAGATTCTATCTGATATTGATGATTTTTGGGATGAGCCTAATCAGTTTATAAAACAAATTGCACGAGAGCATATTTATCAGGATCACCCTTATAAAAAATCATTCTTAGGGACAAAGGAGTCTGTTGCTAAGATCAATCGTGATGATTTATTGCATTATTATAAACAGCATGTAAGGCCCAACAATGCTTGTTTGGCAGTTGTAGGTGCATTTGATGAAAAAAATCTTGAACTAAAAGTCCAAGAAATATTCAATCAATGGGAGCCGGTGCAATCAGTTCGAATTGAATATCCTCATCTTGTAATGCCTAAGCAAAAAAATATTATTCATCCTATTGTTCGTGACCAGGTTGTTCTTGCATTTACAGGGCTTTCAGTTGACCGAAAAAATATAAAATATGACCCTCTTTTGGTGTTCGATCAAATTTTTGCCGGTGGTGTTACCGGATCTATGAGTTCACATTTATTTCAATTGCGTGAGCAAACTGGTCTATTTTATACGATTGGTGGTTCTTTGGTATTTGGTGCCGGCCATCAACCGGGAATGTTCTTTATTAAGACAATCGTTTCACAAGATCGCTTGCATGAAGCTGAAAAAGTTATTAAGCAAACAATGCAATCGTCCGCACAGAAAGTTGACTCACAAGAGTTCCGTGCTGCAAAAGATGCATTGTCTCATTCTTTAATTGATCAGTTTGCAACACAAAAAGGTATTGCTCACAGCTTCTTGCTCATCGATCGACTCTCATTGCCAAAAGATTATTATGCTCAACGAGTGCATATGATTGAACAAGTCGATAGAAATGAAATGATGAAGGCGGTCCAAGAAGTTATGGATGTTGATAATATCAGCACAATAAAAGTTGGTCGATTGTAG
- a CDS encoding hemerythrin domain-containing protein, whose protein sequence is MKKLLAIFFVIPILLNFKILFSIEQKDVNVIKKEEFEIPLTEDLMREHGILNRLLLIYEECIRRIDCKSDFPIQSLEKAIQIIESFIENYHEKLEEDYIFPLFEKKKKKVQLVRTLKDQHVKGRIITSQLKKIVTNKKDLNTKEKHAAKRLMQKFISMYRPHEAREDTVLFPLIRSLISPKEFKELSEKFEELEHKLFGDNGFKSILNKVADIEKQFGIYKLEQFTPNTK, encoded by the coding sequence ATGAAGAAATTGTTAGCTATTTTTTTTGTTATTCCTATATTATTAAATTTTAAGATTTTATTCTCTATCGAGCAAAAGGATGTAAATGTGATTAAAAAAGAAGAATTTGAAATCCCATTAACAGAAGATCTCATGAGAGAACATGGCATTCTCAATCGTCTTTTATTGATCTATGAAGAGTGCATTAGAAGAATAGATTGCAAGTCTGATTTTCCAATACAATCACTTGAAAAAGCTATTCAAATAATTGAATCTTTTATAGAAAATTATCATGAAAAACTGGAAGAAGATTATATCTTTCCACTTTTTGAAAAAAAGAAAAAAAAGGTACAATTGGTCAGAACATTAAAAGACCAACATGTAAAAGGCCGAATAATTACATCACAACTTAAAAAAATAGTTACTAACAAAAAAGATCTTAATACAAAAGAAAAACATGCCGCAAAAAGATTAATGCAAAAGTTTATATCTATGTACCGTCCACATGAAGCACGTGAGGACACGGTTTTATTTCCTCTTATTCGTTCACTAATAAGTCCAAAAGAATTTAAAGAGCTCAGTGAGAAATTTGAAGAATTGGAGCATAAACTATTTGGCGATAATGGCTTTAAATCTATTTTAAATAAAGTAGCTGACATTGAAAAACAATTTGGCATCTATAAATTAGAACAATTCACTCCGAATACAAAGTAA
- a CDS encoding HAD family acid phosphatase codes for MTQKCNEKKYAFYFFAIITNDILAKPANIAEVKKQVQEYYESEAFEKETDKALQKAWQQLQNIKATETSVVIIDIDETALSYYAYFNNNAI; via the coding sequence TTGACGCAGAAGTGTAATGAAAAAAAATATGCGTTCTATTTTTTTGCAATCATAACAAATGACATTTTAGCAAAACCCGCAAACATCGCTGAAGTAAAAAAACAAGTTCAAGAATATTATGAATCTGAAGCATTTGAAAAGGAAACAGATAAAGCTTTGCAAAAAGCATGGCAACAGTTGCAAAACATAAAAGCAACTGAAACCTCAGTGGTGATTATTGATATTGACGAAACGGCACTTTCGTACTACGCATACTTTAATAATAATGCAATTTAG
- a CDS encoding pitrilysin family protein — MRKLLLIGCLLQPIFVSIQGKSPTMHIDKKVLKNGLTVLVRPNHTVPKVSVQLWYNVGSKDEKDGEKGIAHLIEHMMFKGTKEMLSETDIKVIAHMLSGNCNAFTSYDYTGYLFNMPSHNWRQVLPIMADCMVNTSFKDDHLNSEMKAVIQELKMLKDNHTRSVVYNLLTSIFPDHPYHYPLIGYKQDLWSVTGADLERFYKKHYLPNNATLIVVGDVDAQEVFTLAEQYFGAIPANFDYKREDFYHNPDIASKSVSIYRDVQQPIGIFAFVVPGAKEKLAHLTDVISNILGGGKSSRLYKKLIDERQLVTSLDTMCLDLFDHGLFLVLFTPKREQDIDEIEFVLFGEINDIVRNGVNDKELQTALKKAKMSEYSLLEKNEKQAYVIGKYQLACNDPGYVFTYLDIPKDALQKDIQTFLSYYCRPSVMHKGLVLPLPENDKAQWLSFQEASDLQDARILSARQRETQVEMPKYAQKIQIQQPTDFNFPKAQEAQLENGMKLFWYKNDQTPKINLVLEFKAKSWNDPQDKQGLFAFVTRMMTEGTKNYTANELAEEFESRGMAISMYPGGISMSLLHEDLQKGLELLNELLTNAIFSIDAIEKVRAQMLSELKQFWDNPDYFSSQLMSEMVYKGHPFSKNSMGTVESVLSITQKDLIDFYNSYISPDGAKCAIVGDLRGYDIKAEVQKTLGNWNGSQIDELEFPEVQDACAQEKVYPINRDQVTLMMAKKSIDRKNSDYDKLLIFDQIFGGSLHSRLYQLREQSGLFYTINGSTIAQSGLQPGMVVVRTLVSKDRAHEAEKAIKEMMKSVSETLTDQEIAEAKNALASNLVSFFDSNANIAQAFLFLDKYGFNADYFDHRAKNIAQITLQEVKDAASRYLLPDEMCVLRIGRLD, encoded by the coding sequence ATGAGAAAATTATTATTGATTGGTTGCTTATTACAACCTATTTTTGTTTCAATTCAAGGAAAATCACCTACTATGCATATTGATAAAAAAGTTCTAAAAAATGGTTTAACTGTTTTAGTCCGTCCAAATCATACAGTACCGAAAGTTTCTGTTCAACTTTGGTATAACGTCGGTTCAAAAGATGAAAAAGATGGCGAAAAAGGGATTGCGCATCTTATTGAACATATGATGTTTAAAGGCACAAAAGAGATGCTCTCCGAAACTGATATCAAAGTTATAGCGCATATGCTCTCAGGTAACTGTAATGCATTTACTTCATATGACTATACCGGTTATTTATTCAATATGCCATCACATAATTGGCGACAAGTTTTGCCTATTATGGCGGACTGCATGGTCAATACTTCATTTAAAGATGATCACTTAAATTCAGAAATGAAAGCGGTTATTCAAGAGCTTAAAATGCTCAAAGATAATCATACACGGTCCGTTGTTTATAATTTGTTAACCTCTATCTTTCCGGATCATCCATATCATTATCCATTGATTGGTTACAAACAGGATTTATGGTCGGTAACGGGTGCAGATTTAGAACGTTTTTATAAAAAACATTATTTGCCAAATAACGCAACATTAATAGTTGTAGGCGATGTTGACGCTCAAGAGGTATTTACATTAGCGGAACAGTATTTTGGTGCTATACCTGCGAATTTTGATTATAAAAGAGAGGATTTCTATCACAACCCTGATATTGCATCAAAGTCAGTTTCAATTTATAGAGATGTTCAACAACCAATTGGTATCTTTGCTTTTGTTGTTCCAGGCGCAAAAGAAAAACTGGCCCATTTAACTGATGTGATATCAAATATTTTAGGGGGTGGTAAAAGTTCACGTTTATATAAAAAACTAATTGATGAACGGCAGTTGGTAACATCACTTGATACTATGTGTCTTGACCTGTTTGATCATGGACTTTTTTTGGTACTGTTTACTCCAAAACGTGAACAAGATATTGATGAAATAGAGTTTGTTCTTTTTGGTGAAATCAATGACATTGTACGCAATGGTGTAAATGATAAAGAGCTGCAAACGGCACTTAAAAAAGCAAAAATGAGCGAATATAGTTTGCTTGAAAAAAATGAAAAACAGGCATATGTGATTGGTAAATATCAATTAGCTTGTAATGATCCGGGTTATGTATTTACTTATTTAGATATTCCAAAAGATGCTTTGCAAAAAGATATACAAACCTTTTTGAGTTATTATTGTCGTCCAAGTGTTATGCATAAAGGATTAGTATTGCCATTGCCTGAAAATGATAAGGCACAATGGTTAAGCTTCCAAGAAGCTTCAGATTTACAAGATGCACGTATTTTATCGGCTCGTCAGCGTGAAACACAAGTTGAAATGCCAAAATATGCGCAAAAGATTCAAATTCAACAACCAACTGATTTCAATTTTCCTAAAGCGCAAGAAGCGCAACTTGAAAATGGCATGAAACTATTTTGGTATAAAAATGATCAAACTCCAAAAATAAATCTTGTTTTAGAATTTAAAGCAAAATCTTGGAATGATCCGCAAGATAAACAAGGTTTGTTTGCATTTGTTACCCGTATGATGACTGAGGGGACAAAAAATTATACGGCAAATGAACTTGCCGAGGAATTTGAGTCTCGAGGCATGGCTATTTCAATGTATCCTGGTGGTATTTCAATGTCTCTGTTGCATGAGGATCTGCAAAAAGGTCTTGAATTATTGAATGAACTGTTAACCAATGCAATATTCTCAATTGATGCGATCGAAAAAGTTCGCGCTCAAATGTTATCCGAGTTGAAACAGTTTTGGGACAACCCAGACTATTTTTCAAGTCAATTAATGAGTGAAATGGTTTATAAAGGTCATCCATTTAGTAAAAATAGTATGGGAACCGTTGAGTCTGTTTTATCAATCACTCAAAAAGATTTAATCGATTTTTATAACAGTTATATTTCCCCCGATGGTGCAAAATGTGCAATTGTGGGTGATTTGCGTGGTTATGATATAAAGGCTGAAGTGCAAAAAACATTAGGTAATTGGAATGGGTCTCAAATTGATGAGCTTGAATTTCCTGAGGTGCAAGATGCATGTGCTCAGGAAAAAGTTTATCCTATTAATAGAGATCAAGTTACTTTAATGATGGCAAAAAAATCGATTGATCGTAAAAATAGTGATTATGATAAACTACTTATTTTCGATCAAATTTTTGGTGGTTCATTGCATTCACGTTTGTATCAACTGCGTGAACAAAGTGGCCTTTTTTATACTATAAACGGTTCGACTATTGCTCAATCAGGCCTGCAACCGGGAATGGTTGTTGTGCGAACTTTAGTATCCAAAGATCGCGCCCATGAGGCGGAAAAAGCAATAAAAGAGATGATGAAATCCGTAAGTGAAACATTGACTGATCAAGAGATTGCAGAGGCAAAAAATGCTTTAGCAAGTAATCTAGTAAGCTTTTTTGATTCGAATGCAAATATTGCTCAAGCTTTTCTATTTTTAGATAAATATGGATTTAATGCTGATTACTTTGACCATCGTGCAAAAAATATTGCACAGATAACGTTGCAGGAAGTAAAAGATGCTGCAAGTAGATATTTATTACCAGATGAAATGTGTGTGTTGCGTATTGGGCGTTTGGATTAA
- a CDS encoding L-lactate dehydrogenase: protein MPTKIAIIGTGSVGSTTAYACLMNNFAAEIMLVDINELDCKGEALDLSDALFFSKTSKISQATLKQVGQADIIIITAGKAQKKGQPRSELLHINQQIIKQIIDDMTPINTDAILIMVTNPVDTLTLYAQQIAKLPKKQVFGSGTLLDSLRLRNLIAEKTGIAEQSIHAYVLGEHGDSQVAALSSATIAGSPLTNFIEKSELNAIAKKTQEKAYEIIQYKNYTCYGIASCLAATCENIIFNQKRIMPVSCYIQEYDICMSVPAIIDAQGIKSVLNVPLDSQENKMLQDSISKLKEMKHNLCLKIS from the coding sequence ATGCCAACAAAAATAGCTATTATTGGCACAGGTTCTGTGGGATCAACCACAGCTTATGCATGCCTAATGAACAATTTTGCCGCTGAAATTATGCTTGTTGATATCAATGAGTTAGATTGCAAAGGTGAAGCTTTAGACCTTTCTGATGCACTATTTTTTAGTAAAACATCAAAAATATCACAAGCAACTTTAAAACAAGTCGGACAAGCAGATATTATCATAATAACAGCAGGAAAAGCACAAAAAAAAGGGCAGCCTCGCTCAGAATTATTACATATTAACCAACAGATAATCAAACAGATAATTGATGATATGACCCCAATCAATACTGACGCCATACTCATTATGGTTACCAATCCTGTAGATACGCTCACATTATACGCTCAACAGATTGCAAAATTGCCAAAAAAACAGGTTTTTGGCTCCGGCACTTTACTTGATTCACTCAGATTACGCAATTTAATCGCAGAAAAAACCGGCATTGCTGAACAATCGATACATGCATATGTATTAGGCGAACATGGCGACAGCCAAGTGGCAGCGCTTTCATCTGCAACTATTGCAGGATCGCCACTAACAAACTTTATTGAAAAATCAGAGCTCAATGCAATAGCAAAAAAAACCCAAGAAAAAGCGTATGAAATCATTCAGTACAAAAATTATACCTGTTATGGGATTGCATCATGCCTAGCAGCCACTTGTGAGAATATAATTTTCAATCAAAAACGCATCATGCCCGTATCATGCTATATTCAAGAATATGATATATGCATGAGCGTCCCGGCAATAATTGACGCTCAAGGAATAAAATCAGTGCTCAACGTCCCTCTAGACAGCCAAGAGAACAAAATGCTCCAAGATTCTATCTCCAAACTTAAAGAAATGAAGCACAATTTGTGTCTAAAAATATCCTAA